Part of the Rhizobium brockwellii genome is shown below.
CCCAGCCTATGACGGCGCCGGCGTGCACGCGACCTTGGAATTCCCAGGGACGGAGGCCAGCCATCACCTGGTGCGGCGCGATAGCTTTTCAAGATCTTGCCGCGAGCAGTCATAGTGCCGCCACAGAATTCGGCCCAATCAAGCTTGTTCAACAAGCGGATGGCGACAAGATGAGATTGCTGGCTCTCGTGGCTGCGGCCTTTTTGCTGACGGTCTTTCAGGCTCAAGCCCAGATCTATGAGCCGTATAATGGATATGACGACTTTGATGGATACGGTTACGACGATCCCTACAGCCCCTATCCGCCGCCACTCGATTACGATCCAGCGCCTCCCTATCAAGAGCCCCTGCATGATCGCAGGCAACCGCCGACAGGGCGTGCAAAAGGAACCATCGAAATCGTGACGAGCGAGCATACGCTCATTTACACCACCCCTTGGGGCGAGCAATTCGCTTACCCCATCGCGGTCGGCCGTGAGGGCAAGCAATGGTATGGATCTACGCGGGTCGTATCGAAGCGAGCGCATCCTGAATGGCGACCCACGGCCGGCATGCGGCAGAAGAACCCTCGGCTTCCAGCGGTCGTGAAGCCCGGCCCCGCCAATCCGCTTGGAACCCGCGCGATCTATCTCGCCGATGGCCTGTTGCGCATCCACGGCACCAACGACCCCTCGTCCATCGGCACCAACGCGTCGAGCGGGTGCTTTCGAATGTACCGTCAAGATGTCGAAGAGCTTTACGAGATCGTGCAGCC
Proteins encoded:
- a CDS encoding L,D-transpeptidase; translated protein: MRLLALVAAAFLLTVFQAQAQIYEPYNGYDDFDGYGYDDPYSPYPPPLDYDPAPPYQEPLHDRRQPPTGRAKGTIEIVTSEHTLIYTTPWGEQFAYPIAVGREGKQWYGSTRVVSKRAHPEWRPTAGMRQKNPRLPAVVKPGPANPLGTRAIYLADGLLRIHGTNDPSSIGTNASSGCFRMYRQDVEELYEIVQPGTKVIVRR